The nucleotide sequence GCGATCAGTGGGGTGCCCGTTTTCTGGGCGAACACGGCACGCTCAACCTCACCATGTATGAGTATGTGTTCACTCCGGCCGACGGCGGACCACGCGAGGGTCGGCACATGATGTCGACCAGCGGTGATCTGGAGAACGTCGACTTCGGCCAAGCGGGAGAGGTGTTTCAAGAAACCGAAAACCGCCATGTGCTCGACTTCATGGCGGCCCGCGAACAGCGCTCCCGTCCGCTCGCTGACATCGAAGAGGGTCACATTTCGAGCGCCATGTGCGAACTGGCCAATCTTTCCATCGACCTCGGTCGCCCGTTGGCCTACGACCCGGCCTCGCGCACGGTCCCGGGCGACGCCGAAGCCACCGGCCACCTCGCCCGCGCTTATCGCGCCCCATGGGTGCATCCGGATCCGACCACGGTGTAACTGAACCAGGTAGGGCCGGCCTCGCCGAGGCGACCGCCGCGATGCCATCGGTCCCACTCCAACGCGGAGTGGCTCGGTGGGCCGTCGCTACCCCTCCACCAGCAAAGCAATCTTCACCCGCACAACCGTTGAAGCGGTCGCTTCCGTGATCGTAAAGGCAAAGTCCGCATCACGGACGGATTCACCTTTGTGCGGGATGCGTTGCATCAACTCCGTGATGTAGCCCGCCACCGTATCGGCCTCGGTTTCGCGCGGTGGCAGGTTGAACGCGCGACAGAGGTGGTCGATGGGGCAAGATCCGCGCGCTTCGGCCTCCTGCGCATTGAGCAGAGTGATGAAACCGACCTCGTGATCGAACTCATCCTCAATCGCGCCAACCACCTCCTCCAGCACGTTCTCGATCGTGATGATACCCGATACGCTGCCGAACTCGTCGACGAGCAACACCAGATGCTCCTTCTTCTTTTGAAAGTGGGCGAGCAGCGCCTGCAGTTTGATCGTCTCGGGCAACAAGCTGACGGGCCGGGCCAGCGCCCGCAGGTCATGGGGCGTCTTTTGCTCGGCGAGCTGTTGGAACAGATCCTTCACGTGAATCACCCCGACGCACTTGTCCAAGCCGCCATCGCAGAGCGGCAATCGCGTGTGCTGGGAACGGTTGGCCACCGCCAGGTTTTCGGCGAATGATTCGTTCAAATCGAGGAAGACGACCGTGTGCCGCGGCACCGCGTAGCGGCGCGCGGACTTCGCCTCCAGATCGAGCACATTCACAATCATTTTGTGCTCCTTGTTGGAGACGTGGCCGCCGTCCTTGGACTCACGCAGGAGCAGCTTGAGCTCGGCCGCGTTCAGCGCCCCGCCGTGCAACTCCTCGGTATCAAAACCGATGACCCGCAGCATGCTGTTACTGAGGGCATTGAGCGCCCAGATGAAGGGTTTGAACGCGACCGTAAACCAATGAAGCGGATGGGACACGTGCAGCGTCACCGCGTGGGATTTGGCGATCGCATAAATCTTGGGCACCTGCTCGCCCAGCGTGATGTGCAAAAAGGTAATCGCCGTGAACGCCACGGGGAACGCGATGTAATGGTGCCACTCGATCGCGATGCCAAGTTGCAGCAAAAGCGGCTCCAGCGAACTCGCCACCATCGGCTCGCCCACCCAACCGAGACCCAGACTCGCCAGCGTGATGCCAAGTTGGCAGGCCGACAGGTAAGTATCCAGATTCTGATGAATCGACAAAGCGCGCACGGCCTTGCCGTGGCCGCCCGCAGCCTGGGCCTTGAGTTCCCCTACTCGAACTTTGACGAGAGCGAACTCGGCGGCGACGAAGAATCCGTTGGCTACGACCAGAGCCGCGACGACGATAAGATTGAGAAGCATGACAAAAGAGCGGTTGGTTGATGGCGGCCCCGGAACGAAACGAGCATCATCACGCTCTCCCTCGGCCTTCGGGCAACGCTCGCTTTTGAGCGGAACCGGTGCACAGGGTCGAGAGGAATCAGCCCGTGCGCAATCGGGATAATCCGGTGCTCATCCGCGAACACCACTCGGGATCGCCGCGCACACGATGGTCATTCCGGGTCGCCGACCGCGTCCATGCTACTCCGTCTGCGCCACCGCCCCGGCATTGAGGATCAACTGAGCGATGCCCGCCACATTGTCGGGATCGCGCGCGACCGCCGCCTCACACCAGGAGACGACACTGCGATGTTCCGCCGCCGCACACGCCAGCCACCAACGTTCCTTGATTCCGATATCCGGCAGGGTATCCGCCGCCGCCAGCACATCGATGAGCACCGCCTCGTCGCCGGTGGCAAGAAACACGCCCCACTGCAGATAGAGCGAACTCAGGGACCGGATTTCCACCTCCTCGAAACTCACCGGACGCGTCATCACGGTGCGCAGGCGCGTGGCCATCTCGGCATCGACGATATTTTCCGCGTAGTAGTCCAAATAGGACTCGCCCTTGGGATGACCGGCATACCACAACGCCGCGATCAGGAGGCGACGCTCCGACTCCGGCAACGGCCGGCATTGCAACATCCAGTCGTCGATCCGATCCGGATTCTGGCGCAGCACGCTCGCGATGAAACCGATGCCGAGCGTGGTGTGCCCGGGCATGGCAAAGTAGTTGTTGCGACTCAGTTCGAAGATCGCGGGCACGAACTGATCAGGGGCGGGTTTTTCGTAATAGTGGCACAGCCACTGGCGGCCGCGATAAACCGGCCAACTGGCGGCGACCGAAGCACTGCCGACGATCATCAAAAGACACGTGACCGCCCCGCGCCGCAGCGCGGTCGAGCATGAAATCGACATGGATGGAGAAAACTGAGGGTTTGAGGCGGAAGGGGTGCCGCCGGGGGTTTGACTGACGCGCCGAAACTACGCCGCGAGCATTCCTTCGTAAACGAGAATCTCTGTCCTAATCACCGCATTACCATTTGATGTCGCGTCCCGCTTGGCGCCGAATCACTTCCTTCGCTCCGCCGCGTTTTCACTGTCCTTTTCCCTGGCGGCATTTCGCACGAAGTGCCGCCCGCCCTCCCATTACTCATGCCCGAAGACGATCAAATTTTTGCCGACGCTCTCGAACTCGACCCCACCGCACGGACTGCCTTTGTCGACCGCGTCTGCGCGGAGAATCTCCCCCAGCGCCAACGCGTCCTGGCGTTGCTGGCTTCCCACGACGCCGCCACGAGTTTCCTCCAACAACCGCTGGTCAATCGCCCCACCACCGCGACCGCCGCCCAAGTGGGCGACGTGATCGACCACTACGTGCTGCAACGCAAGATCGGCGAAGGCGGTTGCGGCACGGTGTATCTCGCGGAACAAACCGCGCCGGTGCGCCGTCTCGTCGCCCTGAAGATCATCAAACTCGGCATGGACACCGTGGAGGTCATTCGCCGGTTCGAAGCCGAACGCCAGGCGCTGGCCCTCATGGAGCACCCGGACATCGCCCGGGTTTTCGACGCCGGCGCCACCGCCGAGGGCCGCCCCTTCTTCGTGATGGAATTCGTCGATGGCCAACCGATCACGACGTTTGCCGATGAACACGACCTGCCCCTGGCTGCTCGCTTGGAGCTCTTCCGGCGCGTCTGCCTCGCCGTGCAGCACGCGCACCAAAAGGGGGTGATTCATCGTGACCTCAAACCATCCAATGTGCTGGTGACCATGCACGACGGCGTCCCCTGCCCCAAGGTCATCGACTTCGGCATCGCCAAAGCCACGGAGTCCCGCCACGCCGACGCGGCGGTGCTGACGACCGTGGAACAATTCATGGGCACCCCCGCCTACATGAGTCCGGAACAGACCGGCGCAGGTAGTGATGATATTGATACGCGCAGCGACATCTACAGTCTCGGCGTTCTGCTGTATGAATTGCTCACCGGGCAACCCCCGTTCGAGGCGCCGACCCTGGTCAAGATCGGGCTGGATGAGATGCGTCGGCACATTCGCGAAGTCGAGCCGCCGCGTCCATCCACCCGCCTGCACACCCTCGCACCCGATACACTGGCCACGACGGCCCGCCACCGTCACATCACCGTGCCTTCGTTGATCAATCTCGTGAAAGGCGATCTCGACTGGATCGTCATGCGCTGCCTGGAAAAAAACCGGGACCGGCGCTATGACTCGGCGATCGGTCTCGCGCAGGATCTGCAACGCCACCTCAACCACGAACCCGTGGAGGCCCGGCCGGCCAGCACCGCCTATCGGTTGAAGAAAATGGTGCGCCGCCACCGCCTCGCCGTGGGGGCGACCGCCGCGATTGTTGCGACCATGATACTCGGCACGGTGATCAGCGTGAACCAGGCGGTTCGCGCCGGTCGCGCCGAACGTCTGGCCCGGGATGAGGCGGCGATTTCCCGAGCGGTAAACGATTTCCTGGTGTCGGATCTCCTCCGCCAAGCCGACAGTTTTTTCCAGGCCGACGGCGGCGAAACCGCCGATCCCGATCTACGCGTGCGCGACGCCCTCGATCGCGCCGCCGCCACGGTTGGCGAGCGCTTCGCTGATCAGCCTCTGGTGGAGGCGGCGGTGCGCACGGCGATCGCGGTGTCGTATCTCGGACTCAACCTCACCAGCCTGGCGGAGCCCCACGCCACCCGGGCGTGGGAATTGCGCCGCGATCTGCTCGGTCCCGAACATCCGGATACATGCGAGGCTCGTTCGGCCATGGGCCGTGTGCACATGGGGCACGATGAATACCCTGAGGCCGCGGCGGTGTTTCAGCACCTACTCTCGGTGCAGATGGCGCGGCACGGTCCGACCGCCGACGAGGTGCTCGATACCCGCAACTATCTGGCGAGCTCGCTGCAAGGTGCCGGCCGCGAAGCCGAAGCCGAGGCGGTGCTGCAGGAAGGGTTGGACCAGGTCCGCCGTGCCTCGCGTCCCGAAGACAAACAGGTGCTCTCCCTGATGCACAATCTGGCGCACAGTTACGGACAACAAGGTCGACCGGCCGAAGCTGAAGCTGCCAACCGGGAGATCATTGCCATCGCTCGTCGCGTGCTGGGACCGGACCATCCCGAAACCATCAACACGATGAACAACCTCGCGTCGAACTACCTCGATCAGGGCAAGTTCGAACAGGCGGTCACGCTCAATCGGGACGTGTGGGAAAAGGTCACCCGTATTCTGGGGCCCGACCACTATCGTTCGATTGTATCCATGGCCAACCTCTCCCTGGCACTCAAGAAAACGGGGGAACGCGAGGAAGCGGAGCAACTCGAATCCACGGCGCTGGCCAACGCGAGTCGCGTGCTTGGGTCCGAGCACTCTCTCACGCTCACCCTGACGAACAATCTCGCGTCGTCACTTCTCCATCGCGGCAAAGTCGACGAAGCCATTGCCCTGCGCGAAACATTACTCGAGGTATTCACCCGCACCCTGGGTGATCAACATCCCTCCACGCTCACGATTCTCGCCAACCTCGGTCACAACTACCGGGAGCAGGGCCGCTACGAGGACGCCGAACGCGTCATGCTCCGCGCCATCGAAGGGATGAACCTCGTGCTCGGTCCGGAGCACCCCACCACCCTCATCATCCAAGGCAATCTCGCCGGCAACTACAGCAGAATGAATCAATGGGATGACGCGGCCCGCATCTGGCGCTGGAAACTCGACATCCAGGAAGCCACGCTCGCGCCCGACCATCAACAGCGCCTCCTCACGATGCGCGATTTGGCGTGGGCTTACCAACAGCTCAAACACTACGACAAGGCCGTGCCGCTGTGGACGGCTTTGTTTGCGTTGGATAAAACTCGCGACGGCCCGGCCCATCCGAAGACCACACTCGTCAGCATGTCCAACCTCGCCTTTGACCTCATCGAGCTGAAGGACTTCGCCACGGCCGAGCCGCTGCTACTGGACACCTACGCGACCCTCTCAACCTTGCCCGAATCCGAAACTCCGCCCGATGTCCCGCGGCACCTTCGCGCCACGGTGGAACGTCTCATCAAACTCTATGGGCAAACGAACCAACCGGACGAAACCGCCCATTGGCAGAGCGTGCTCGACGCCCTGCCCGCCGCGGAACCGGATGTCGGAGCCTAGGCATGTCTGGTCAAGAGGCGAAGCCGGTTCGAACGAGTGCTAGAATCAGGGCAGAGTCGCCTCCATTGAAACAACGCCGGGCGTAAAACCCGCCCCGCCGGGATAACCGCGTAATCCAATTTTGGTTCGGGCTTTACGCCCGGCTTTCTCAGACGTGCGCTAGCCCACGTGTTGGTCGATCAGAATGGGATTACCGTCCGGATCAATCATCGTGATGCTCGCGGGTCCCGTGCCAGACTCGTCCGCCTCCTGATTGAGCCCGACCCCGTTGGCTTTGAGCTGACGCTGGATCGCCCGCACGTCGTCAAAGTTTTCGAGAGTTTCGCCCTGGCTGTTCCAGCCTGGATTAAAAGTCAGACAGTTCCGTTCAAACATGCCTTGAAACAGACCGATGGTGGTCTCGCCACTGCGCATGATCAGCCAGTTTTGCGATTGCTCGCCGCCGACCTGAGTGAACCCCAGTTTCTCATAAAAAGCGCGCGATGCGGCGATGTCCTTGACGGCGAGGCTGAGGGAAAAGGTTCCGAGTTTCATAGTTTTGGCGAGGATCTGGTGGACGGTGAAAATAATGCCCCACGGGCACAGTTAATGGAGTCCAAATTCTTATCGGTGTATATCTATGTCCATCTGTGGTTAAATGATCACGAGACGATTCACTCTAACCGATCGCGCCCCGATCCGCTTTACAAATCTTGCGAAACGTTCCCGGTAAATCCGCCCCGCCTCCGCTGGCCTATGTCGAACGCATCAACCGCGCGGTCGACTTTGTCCTACAACACTGGGATGAAACACTGCGGCTAGATGCCGTGGCGCGCGCGGCCGGGTTTTCGCCGTTTCATTTTCACCGCGTCTTCTCCGTCCTCATGGGCGAATCGCTTAATACGTTCGTCAAACGCGTGCGTTTGGAACGCGCCTTGAAACTGATGTCGCAAAAGGACTGGTCCACGCGCCGATCCCC is from Synoicihabitans lomoniglobus and encodes:
- a CDS encoding VOC family protein; the protein is MKLGTFSLSLAVKDIAASRAFYEKLGFTQVGGEQSQNWLIMRSGETTIGLFQGMFERNCLTFNPGWNSQGETLENFDDVRAIQRQLKANGVGLNQEADESGTGPASITMIDPDGNPILIDQHVG
- a CDS encoding serine/threonine-protein kinase, encoding MPEDDQIFADALELDPTARTAFVDRVCAENLPQRQRVLALLASHDAATSFLQQPLVNRPTTATAAQVGDVIDHYVLQRKIGEGGCGTVYLAEQTAPVRRLVALKIIKLGMDTVEVIRRFEAERQALALMEHPDIARVFDAGATAEGRPFFVMEFVDGQPITTFADEHDLPLAARLELFRRVCLAVQHAHQKGVIHRDLKPSNVLVTMHDGVPCPKVIDFGIAKATESRHADAAVLTTVEQFMGTPAYMSPEQTGAGSDDIDTRSDIYSLGVLLYELLTGQPPFEAPTLVKIGLDEMRRHIREVEPPRPSTRLHTLAPDTLATTARHRHITVPSLINLVKGDLDWIVMRCLEKNRDRRYDSAIGLAQDLQRHLNHEPVEARPASTAYRLKKMVRRHRLAVGATAAIVATMILGTVISVNQAVRAGRAERLARDEAAISRAVNDFLVSDLLRQADSFFQADGGETADPDLRVRDALDRAAATVGERFADQPLVEAAVRTAIAVSYLGLNLTSLAEPHATRAWELRRDLLGPEHPDTCEARSAMGRVHMGHDEYPEAAAVFQHLLSVQMARHGPTADEVLDTRNYLASSLQGAGREAEAEAVLQEGLDQVRRASRPEDKQVLSLMHNLAHSYGQQGRPAEAEAANREIIAIARRVLGPDHPETINTMNNLASNYLDQGKFEQAVTLNRDVWEKVTRILGPDHYRSIVSMANLSLALKKTGEREEAEQLESTALANASRVLGSEHSLTLTLTNNLASSLLHRGKVDEAIALRETLLEVFTRTLGDQHPSTLTILANLGHNYREQGRYEDAERVMLRAIEGMNLVLGPEHPTTLIIQGNLAGNYSRMNQWDDAARIWRWKLDIQEATLAPDHQQRLLTMRDLAWAYQQLKHYDKAVPLWTALFALDKTRDGPAHPKTTLVSMSNLAFDLIELKDFATAEPLLLDTYATLSTLPESETPPDVPRHLRATVERLIKLYGQTNQPDETAHWQSVLDALPAAEPDVGA
- a CDS encoding hemolysin family protein; protein product: MLLNLIVVAALVVANGFFVAAEFALVKVRVGELKAQAAGGHGKAVRALSIHQNLDTYLSACQLGITLASLGLGWVGEPMVASSLEPLLLQLGIAIEWHHYIAFPVAFTAITFLHITLGEQVPKIYAIAKSHAVTLHVSHPLHWFTVAFKPFIWALNALSNSMLRVIGFDTEELHGGALNAAELKLLLRESKDGGHVSNKEHKMIVNVLDLEAKSARRYAVPRHTVVFLDLNESFAENLAVANRSQHTRLPLCDGGLDKCVGVIHVKDLFQQLAEQKTPHDLRALARPVSLLPETIKLQALLAHFQKKKEHLVLLVDEFGSVSGIITIENVLEEVVGAIEDEFDHEVGFITLLNAQEAEARGSCPIDHLCRAFNLPPRETEADTVAGYITELMQRIPHKGESVRDADFAFTITEATASTVVRVKIALLVEG